One part of the Ziziphus jujuba cultivar Dongzao chromosome 2, ASM3175591v1 genome encodes these proteins:
- the LOC107417580 gene encoding uncharacterized protein LOC107417580: MEPAKIDWKNIESKFVEDKLYEHINAPKWFDFLAPLNDSVDDDAWFCRPDCNHPKTAQDFLNFTPSKLSSAADFSEIPPLGDRNLREAKLKRRALTHAWTSPSSNSKFNEDGENQNPNLSTPPNIVAKTIKSAIKSSTEKTEPIDGASSYNNNALPTLKSTLSARNLFAGRDILNQITEFCNELKRLATRSRERENEDRLNVRKISVEGVEEEEVEKTGEQIKGEALSELNGRERERKPLFAVSNERSQGTEKSNVKEKLRIKKNDEAENIPISVNLEYVKRKGDEKLQIRTNPPSPQCFSATKGPGKTTPSKISKSKLMERGILQEQNKKMEESKEESIYKGKALPIVDGREARTLDVFWFLKPCTMSS, from the exons ATGGAACCAGCGAAGATCGATTGGAAAAACATCGAGTCGAAATTTGTAGAGGACAAGCTTTACGAGCACATTAACGCTCCCAAATGGTTCGATTTCTTGGCACCCCTGAACGACTCTGTGGACGACGACGCTTGGTTCTGTAGGCCCG ATTGCAACCACCCAAAGACAGCTCAAGATTTTCTCAACTTCACTCCTTCTAAG cttTCAAGCGCAGCTGATTTCTCTGAAATCCCTCCACTTGGTGACAGAAACCTAAG AGAGGCAAAGTTGAAGAGAAGAGCTTTGACTCACGCTTGGACTTCGCCAAGTAGTAATTCCAAATTCAATGAAGATGGTGAAAATCAGAATCCAAACCTATCAACTCCTCCAAATATCGTTGCCAAAACCATCAAGTCCGCAATCAAATCAAGTACAGAGAAGACTGAACCCATTGATGGTGCTTCTTCTTACAACAACAATGCGCTGCCGACTCTGAAAAGCACTCTCTCCGCTAGGAATTTATTCGCGGGGCGGGATATTCTGAATCAGATCACTGAGTTCTGCAATGAATTGAAAAGACTAGCCACGAGAtcgagggagagagagaatgaaGATAGGTTGAATGTGAGGAAGATTAGTGTAGAGGGTGTGGAGGAGGAAGAGGTAGAGAAGACGGGGGAGCAGATTAAAGGTGAGGCTTTAAGTGAACTGAATGGGAGGGAGAGAGAACGGAAACCATTGTTTGCGGTCAGTAATGAGAGATCTCAAGGAACTGAGAAAAGCAATGTTAAGGAGAAGTTGAGGATAAAGAA AAATGATGAGGCAGAGAACATCCCCATCTCTGTGAATTTGGAATATGTAAAGCGCAAAGGGGACGAGAAGTTGCAAATTCGGACAAATCCTCCCTCACCACAATGCTTTTCTGCCACAAAGGGCCCTGGAAAAACAACACCTTCAAAGATTTCCAAATCCAAGCTAATG GAAAGGGGAATCCTTCAAGAACAGAACAAGAAAATGGAGGAGTCGAAGGAGGAGTCCATATACAAAGGAAAAGCTCTTCCTATTGTTGATGGAAGAGAAGCAAGAACTTTGGATGTATTTTGGTTTCTGAAGCCTTGCACAATGTCCAGCTAG
- the LOC107417643 gene encoding uncharacterized protein LOC107417643 has protein sequence MLQLFFTVAFSAVPLTLYVPPIRSLNLFVETMEDLLRESRTYTHRVYPRVRHIWARILDCILCNTR, from the coding sequence ATGTTGCAATTGTTCTTCACTGTGGCTTTCTCTGCAGTCCCTTTGACTCTCTATGTTCCTCCAATTAGAAGCTTAAACCTTTTTGTAGAAACCATGGAAGATCTACTCAGAGAGTCAAGAACATATACCCATAGGGTGTACCCGCGCGTACGGCATATATGGGCAAGGATCTTGGATTGTATACTTTGCAACACAAGGTAG
- the LOC107417579 gene encoding E3 ubiquitin-protein ligase BIG BROTHER, with product MNGEDRQMEVHYIDTGFPYTATESFMDFFEGLTHVPLSYANAGPFQDQESVYWSMNMNSYKFGFSGPGSTSYYGAYEVNDHFPRMDVSRMAWEYPSMMNTEEPPTTDSQLEEDVIMGVHDTPEECIPNNQETNTSQVVWQENIDPDSMTYEELLDLGEAVGTQSRGLSQELISSLPTSKCKFGSFFSRKKSGERCVICQMRYKRGERQMKLPCKHIYHSECIRKWLGINKICPVCNIEVFSEE from the exons atgaatggaGAAGATAGACAAATGGAAGTGCATTACATAGACACGGGGTTTCCATACACCGCTACTGAAAGCTTCATGGACTTCTTTGAAGGCCTTACACATGTCCCTTTGAGCTATGCTAATGCCGGACCGTTTCAAGATCAG GAAAGTGTGTACTGGTCAATGAATATGAATTCGTACAAATTTGGGTTCTCTGGGCCAGGAAGTACTTCATATTATGGTGCTTATGAGGTAAATGATCATTTTCCTAGAATGGATGTCAGCAGAATGGCTTGGGAATACCCTTCAATGATGAACACTGAAGAGCCCCCAACCACAGACTCACAGCTTGAAGAAGATGTGATCATGGGAGTTCATGATACACCTGAAGAAT GCATTCCAAATAATCAAGAGACTAATACTTCCCAG GTTGTATGGCAGGAAAACATAGATCCTGACAGCATGACCTATGAG GAACTACTTGATTTGGGTGAGGCAGTTGGTACTCAAAGTCGGGGTCTTTCCCAGGAACTTATCAGTTCGCTTCCAACTTCAAAGTGCAAGTTTGGAAGCTTCTTCTCAAGAAAAAAGTCTGGAGAGAG ATGTGTGATTTGCCAAATGAGGTACAAAAGAGGCGAGCGGCAAATGAAATTGCCATGCAAACATATCTACCACAGTGAATGCATTAGAAAATGGCTTGGCATCAACAAG ATATGCCCAGTATGCAACATTGAGGTATTTAGCGAGGAGTGA